Genomic window (Salmo trutta unplaced genomic scaffold, fSalTru1.1, whole genome shotgun sequence):
aacaccagtctcaacgtcaacagtgaagaggcaactctgggatgctagccttctaggcagagttcctctgtccagtgtctgtgttcttttgcccaccttaatcttttctttttattggccaggttgagatatggctttttctatgCAACTCTgactagaagaccagcatcccggagtcgcctcttcactgttgacgttgagactggtgtttgacaaaaaatttgcttttctttcaaaaacaaggacatttatgaCCACAAACCTTTGAACAgtagtatatacactgctcaaaaaaataaagggaacacttaaacaacacaatgtaactccaaatcaatcatacttctgtgaaatcaaactgtccacttaggaagcaacactgattgacaatacatttcacatgctgttgtgcaaatggaatagacaacaggtggaaattataggcaattagcaagacacccccaataaaggagtggttctgcaggtggtgaccacaaaccacttctcagttccaatgcttcctggctgatgttttggtcacttttaaatgctggcggtgctttcactctagtggtagcatgagacggagtctacaacccacacaagtggctcaggtagtgcagctcatccaggatggcacatcagtgcgagctgtggcaagaaggtttgctgtgtctgttagcgtagtgtccagaacatggaggcgctaccaggagacaggccagtacatcaggagacgtggaggagggcaacaacccagcagcaggaccgctacctccgcctttgtgcaagaaggagcaggaggagcactgcaaaatgacctccagcaggccacaaatgtgcatgtgtctgctcaaacggtcagaaacagacttcatgagggtggtatgagggcccgacgtccacagttgggggttgtgcttacagcccaacaccatgcaggacgtttggcatttgccagagagcaccaagattggcaaattcgccactggcgccctgtgctcttcacagatgaaagcaggttcacactgagcacgtgatagacgtgacagagtctggagacgccgtggagaacgttctgctacctgcaacatcctccagcatgaccagtttggctgtgagtcagtcatggtgtggggtggcatttctttgggggccgcacagccctccatgtgctcgccagaggtagcctgactgccattaggtaccgagatgagatcctcagaccccttgtgagaccatatgctggtgcggttggccctgggttcctcctaatgcaagacaatgctagacctcatgtggctggagtgtgtcagcagttcctgcaagaggaaggcattgatgctatggactggcccacccgttccccagacctgaatccaattgagcacatctgggacatcatgtctcgttccatccaccaacgccacgttgcaacgccacgttgcaccacagactgtccaggagatccctcaggagaccatccgccacctcatcaggagcatgcccaggcgttgtaaggaggtcatacaggcacgtggaggccacacacacattgagccttattttgacttgttttaagaacattacatcaaagttggatcagcctgtagtgtggttttccgctttaattttgagtgtgattccaaatccagacctccatgggttgataaattggatttccattgattatttttgtgtgattttgttgtcagcacattcaactatgtaaagaaaaaagtatttaataagattatttcattcattcagatctaggatgtgttattttagtgttccctttatttttttgagcagtgtatataaaaaaaatcacattgatggaagctataatctatctgcaatattaaagctgatctactcccccccccaaaaaagaacaaAACAATTAAAACACTGCACATAGCTGATAAAATAACACTTAAAATGTTACCTTTTGAGTGCCATATTTACAGTTAAATTTGTATCGTTTttttgtttgtgttgtcttgtgtaTACTCACTTGTGTTTATTTCACTCCTTTGGCAACattttccccatgccaataaaccccctttgaaagagagagagagagcgagagaaagattcACCTGAAAGGCAAGCTCCATCAATACGATGCCCCCTGGCAGCGCCCTCTGGAGGTAGTACGAGGTAATATCCGACCCTGTGCTCTGCGGAGAAAAACAACATTACCTCAAGAGTTGATGATGAAGcggtgtgtgtttatatatgtgtgtgtgtgtgtgtgtgtgtgtgtgtgaatagagtgagtaagagagagagagtatgtgtgtcagagagagaggaagagagcgtcAGAGTCAATATATCCCTGTGTGCCTTTTAGCCAGTGTACGTGTGTGAATATCCTCAACGCTTGCATCAGCACTACTTACCTTAGGGCTGTCCTCTCTTCTGGTTTTGTTATAGGAGAAGGACTGCCTCTCTGACGACAATGAGCTGAACATGGCTGCCCGGGCCCTGGGGAtgctacagggagagaggagggagagagacaggcagggttaggggttaagcaGGGATGGGAAAAAAAACTAAGAGAGagagtgtactgtgtgtgtctgtccgtctgtccgtccgtccgtgtgtgtgtctgctaagTGTCTACTGTAGTTATATCACATGCATGACCAGAGGGATGTAGCTATTGGGGGCTTGGAGGGGATCACAACACATCTGATGACTAATGGATGAATAGTGCTCATAGTTCTGCTCACAGTCACATAAAGGATCATAGGAGGGAAACTCAGAGAAAGAGGACATTTGCCCTGAGTTGTATTGTGCTTTCATTGTGTTTTTTGGGGTTGAGAGATCGGGTTAGATTTCCAATGTATTCATTACATGTGGTAaataaacttgaaacttgaactAGTATGGTGTAGAAAGATAGGTTACTAGTATAGTTTAGAGAGTTGAGGACCACTGGACTGTCAGTAAGACGTACCTGCGCGCTGGTGACTGTGGCCTGACCTGGGCCAGGATGAAGCCCATACTCTGGAGGTACTGGACATACTGCTGGAGAAAGGTGTTAGAGATGTCCTGCAGCCAGGGCCCCTCTCTCAGCCGGCTAGGCAGTTTGTCAACTGAGTCTGTGCTGTAGCTACGGTCCCTACCAGACACCGTGGAGTCACTGGAGTGATGACGCTTctggagaggatgaggggagaggagaggtgaactGGGATGTTTCATCAGACTGTGACCACTAAATACCAAAACCTTTACAAAGTTCCCAGGATTTTCAGAGGTTCTGGCTTGAAAGACTGTTGGAAGATTGCTGATTGTTCTATCCTGATTCCAGAGATTTTTCAAAAACTTGGGAAGTTTGGGATGCTTTCCAAGATTTTGCAACTAAGGGCATCTTTCTAAGTAAGAGAGAAGCGAACAACCATTTGAGGAGATGTTtgagttttatattttttttattgtatttaacctttatttaactaaaaaagtcagttaagaacaaattcttatttacaatgacgtccttccaaaaggcaaaaggcctcctgcgaggaCAGGGGCTGGGACTAAAAATAAAATCTAGGACAACAcatacatcacgacaagagacaccactacataaagagagacctaaaacaacaacatagcatggcagcaacacaacacaacatgataGTAACACATCATGACAacgacatggtagcaacacaacatggcagcagcacaacatggtacaaacattattggatacagacaacagcacaaaggcaagaaggtagagacaacattaCATCACGCTAAGCAGCCACAACAGTCAGTAAGAGCgtccatgactgagtctttgaacaaagagatggagataaaactgtccagtttgagtgttttttgcagttcgttccagccgctagctgcagcgaactgaaaagacgaacgacccagggatgtgtgtgctttggggacctttaacagaatgtgactgtcagaacgggtattgtatgtggaggatgagggctgcagtaggtatctcagataggggggagtgaggcctaagagagttttataaataagcataaacCAAGTGGGTCTTgtgatgggtatacagagatggacagtttacagaggagtatatagtgcagtgatgtgtcctataaggagcattggtggcaaatctgttgaccgaatggtaaagaacatctagccactcgagagcacccttgcctgccgatctataaattacatctacGCAATCTATCATGGGTAAGattgtcatctgaatcagggttagtttggcagccggggtgaaagaggagtgattataatagaggaaaccaagtctagatttaaccttaggcTGCAGCTCTgacatgtgctgagagaaggacagtgtaccgtctagccatactcccaagtacttgtatgaggtgactacctcaagctctaaaccctcagaggtagtaatcacaccggttgagagaggggcattcttcttaccaaaacatattacctttgttttggaggtgttcagaacaaggttaagggcagagaaagcttgttggagactaagaaagctttgttgagTTAAGCCCCAAGGGAAAGCAGCCATGGTTTCTGTACCTTGACCTGTTGAGTTTGGACAATCTGCTCTTCCTGGATCTGCTTCCTGAACACGGGGTCAAAAAGCAGAGGGGTGGCGCAGTAGTGCACTAGTCTGGATGACTGCTTCAGAGTGTCCAAGTCCACTGCCTGTGGAAAGTAAGGAAACatctctatttttatttcatggtCCTTAGAGCCGAATGTGAATTCTTCTAGTTAATGATACCAAAAGCGCCAGCATGTAAATACACACCCACCAAGAATCAATGGCCAGTTTCCTAATCCCACAATCAAACCGTCTATTAAACACTACAGACAGGGCATACTACAGAGTAATATGACTGATTCAATGTTATGGCTCATCTCATCCGGGCTTTAATCTGTTGCTCTCTTATAAAATCATTCTTATTGACACATCTATCATCCCTGTGCAGCCTGGAGATAGCCATGCAGAGAGATGCAGATAGGACTGTGTGTGTTAGATGAGGGAGTGGGAGACAGAACACAACACTCTCTGCTGTGCTGATGTGATCTCCTCTCATATCTGATCCATCACAAGTCAGGGATAAAGTCAGGGATCCACAGGAGGGCTGATCAAGGGCCATAATTCTTGGGGACCTGAGGGGCCAGTGAAGGGAGAGGGGTCCCCCACTGTGGAGGGGCCAAGTCAGGCAGCCAGACAGTCATCTGACTGGCCAGTAATGGATAAGCCTGCTCTGGTGAGTGGTGACATActgagagagggagcacacacGTGGAGCACAGACGATGTCATCATCCGCCACTAGGTCATTAGACTGAGTCTGAGTGGGACTGACTGGTGTGTAAGTAACTTATGAGGCCTACTGGTGGTGTTCTCCTGACTGTCTATACCAGTGGTATTCAGCACTTACACTACGAGGTCCATAGCCATTTTTGGTGAAATGAATGTAGTGTTTCAAAAACATCTACAGCCGCAGTGCCTCTGGTGAAACCACTGGTGGCTTGTACTTCTGAGTCCCATGACGCCTGCTGTAATATCAACTCTACAGTCCCATGATGCCTGCTACAGTCCCATGACGCCTGCTGTAATATCAACTCTACAGTCCCATGACGCCTGCTGTAATATCAACTCTACAGTCCCATGACGCCTGCTGTAATATCAACTCTACAGTCCCATGACGCCTGCTGTAATATAAACTTAAGAGTTAACGTCTCTCATTTAAAGCTCTTTAAATGTTCCTTGCAGGCTTGTAACCTTTGTGAATTAGTTGGAATATTTAAAAGGGGTCTACTTAAAAATAATATCCTATTTATTTCTCTTAGTGTGCATGTCCACAGGCGTTTGATGGGGAGGGAAACGGCTGTGGTACTCTGGTGCGTCTAACACGGCTGTGGCACTCTGGTGCGTCTAACACGGCTGTGGCACTCTGGTGCGTCTAAC
Coding sequences:
- the LOC115182845 gene encoding KICSTOR complex protein SZT2; translated protein: MEKQMKIENLFVTWQQRSAQSNMPISAVDLDTLKQSSRLVHYCATPLLFDPVFRKQIQEEQIVQTQQVKKRHHSSDSTVSGRDRSYSTDSVDKLPSRLREGPWLQDISNTFLQQYVQYLQSMGFILAQVRPQSPARSIPRARAAMFSSLSSERQSFSYNKTRREDSPKSTGSDITSYYLQRALPGGIVLMELAFQDNVPKHTSRLC